Proteins encoded in a region of the Petrotoga sp. 9PW.55.5.1 genome:
- a CDS encoding ABC transporter permease: MKIKELFKDTLLLFKVFLRSIRFWGPFTYTLSIVFPCLLLFFLIMNLGPLAQERLPYLISGSLLAGVISISVTSLGQYLVQLRLSGGFEIFRTLPIQGFSLVVGIVLYYLALQLPVFIIFFIIMPFLGIVNFLNVYFFLSIIISIFSLIPIGAFIGLYSKRYEQGTVLSVALSFLMYMCAPVYFPLEQMPQPLQLMAKFIPTTYLANNLRTSMLGQVEVSQYLLNFLIILPLVILLYVLMGKRLKLVTDE, from the coding sequence TTAAAGAATTATTTAAAGATACATTGTTGTTGTTCAAAGTATTTTTAAGAAGTATTAGATTTTGGGGCCCTTTCACTTATACTCTGTCTATAGTTTTTCCATGTCTGCTTTTATTTTTTTTAATAATGAATTTAGGCCCCTTAGCCCAGGAAAGACTGCCCTATCTTATTAGTGGTTCTCTACTTGCTGGAGTAATAAGCATATCCGTAACAAGTTTAGGGCAATATCTTGTTCAACTAAGACTTTCTGGAGGATTTGAAATTTTCCGTACTCTTCCAATACAAGGTTTTTCTCTGGTAGTTGGAATAGTACTTTATTATTTAGCATTGCAACTTCCTGTGTTTATAATATTTTTTATTATAATGCCTTTTTTGGGAATTGTCAATTTTTTGAATGTATACTTTTTTCTATCCATAATAATATCTATTTTTTCTTTGATTCCAATCGGTGCTTTCATAGGTCTTTATTCTAAAAGGTATGAGCAAGGAACAGTTCTTAGTGTAGCTTTGAGTTTCCTTATGTATATGTGTGCACCAGTGTATTTCCCGTTGGAACAAATGCCTCAACCACTTCAATTAATGGCTAAATTCATTCCAACTACTTATTTGGCGAATAATCTTAGAACTTCCATGTTAGGTCAAGTAGAAGTAAGTCAATATCTTTTAAATTTCTTAATAATATTACCTTTAGTAATCTTGCTTTATGTGCTTATGGGAAAACGTTTAAAATTAGTTACCGATGAGTAA